The nucleotide window taagcccaaagatcccagcttttggtaccaaaattcactatttgattaaaaaaaactgctaggaaaattggaagacagtgagagattaggtttagatcaacatctcacatcctacaccaagataaactcagaatgggtgaatgacttgaacataaagaaggaaactataagcaaattaggtgaacacagaatagtatgcatgtcagatctttgggaaaggaaagattttaagaccaagcaagagttagaaaaaaaattacaaaatgtaaaataaataattttgattacattaaattaaaaagggtttgtacaaacaaaaccaatgcaaacacaattagaagggaagcaacaaattgggaaaaagtctttataacaaaaatctctgacaaagctctaattactcaaatttataaagagctaaatcaattgtataaaaagtcaagccattccccaattgataaatgagcaagggacatgaataggcaattttcagataaagaaatcaaaactattaataaacacatgaaaaggtattctaaatctcttataatcagagagatacaaatcaaaacaacttcacaactagcagattggctaacatgacagcaaaggaaagtaatgaatgttagaggggatgtggcaaagttgggacattaatgcattgctggtggagttgtgaattgatccaacaattctggagggcaatttggaactatgcccaaagggcactaaaagactgtctgccttttgatctagccatagcacttctgggcttgtaccccaaagagataataaggaaaaaagacttgcccaagactattcatagctgtgctctttatggtggcaaaaaattggaatatgaggggatgcccttcaattggggaatggctgaataaattgtgatatatgttaatgatggaatactattgtgccctaagaaataatgaactggaggaattctgtgagaactggaatgacctccaggaattgatgcagagtgagaggaacagaatcaggagaacattatacacagagactgatacactctggtacaatcgaatataatggacttctccattggtggcaatgcaataatccagaacaactcggaggaatttatgagaaagaacactatccacattcagaggaaaaactgtggtaataggcacacagaagaaaatcaactgcttgatcacatgggtcgatggggatatgattggggatgtagactctaaatgatcaccctagtgcaaacatcaacaacatggaaataggttttgaccaaggacacatgtgaaacccagtggaactgtgtatCAACTATGGGAtgggggagtgggaggggagggaaagaaaattattcttgtaactgtaaggataattttagtgttgtgacttgaaatctagatttaaatggtcgccaaataaAATTCTCTATTCAGTCTGGaaattatgaagattttaattaatatagagagaaggaattaaggaaaggagagagagaattactTTAAATTGCTCTGGCTCGGGCTGAGctaggcagtagttaaaggccttggccaaagtggccttcctgagccTAAGAGtaaaggagtcagtcttatcactcaccacgagaccgtATCCAAGctgagttccagtcctccactgaactcaatctcctgaactaagttcagaatAACCACACTGAACTGAATTtttcaactgactttttaccccttccttttaaagaaattttctcttatgtcacctcccctaaattttcacatctaccaatcacagtagatgcctttcccaggactgcccattcttagttctcaccactttttagttttcaccttctctggttagattatatcttctgagtacttcacacttctttgttaagctcactctttgtgagttacttgacctttttgtgattaatttaacctttacaggtacttaacacctttttgtattagatataaaaatagacttagcttaaggttctagaggtatgagttaagtatctttattgttcaatcaggagtttataactttattttccctaaagtatgtctaagtatgggtggagtaatgtaaagttcccaagatattcctgattcttgttagaccaagtatctccattgttataataaggaaatagctaaatcaaatcttctaatgtgcagtctgagtagtttttaagattcgcataaccaaggaaaaatgttctaaattgaccaactaaataaatttttcaaaaaaaaaaaggaaaagaaaatacttaataaaaaagCTAATCAggtatctcccttccttcctttcttccccacacTGGAGAAGGCATTATTTCACAGAAAAAATGTGTTTGTATAAACTATGTCTTTCAtgcttctatttatcagttttttctctggaggtggatattcacaagtcattcttcaaacattattaGCTCTaactgtgtataacattctcttggttctactcactttactttttcatggaggtctttccatatttttctgtgtttattaTCGTATttcaccacaacttgttcagccattcctcaatggatgagcatcccctcagttttAGTTCTTTGCACTACAAAGAgagcggctataaatattttagaatatatagattcttttcctctttctctgatcaTGTTATGAAACAGATCCAAGAGTGGATTTGCTGGTTCTAAGGatacacacagttttataactctttgagcataattccaaattgctctacaaaTTGGTTGGATCAAATTTACAGttcaggagcttatattccagtgggaaaagataatataaaaagagAGCTAGGGTGACATTTTTCAATATACTATcagatatttcttttatttgtttgttttttcaattttgtttgttttgtgtatgtgtgtgtgtatatgtgtgtacatgtgtcaTAATCAGGACACTCCAGAAATGACAGCAATTTTTGCAGCATTTTAAtcacttccctttttctttacagtctcttgtcttcttttttagATATTCATTCACCTAAACCGGCTCCTTCTCTACGGGTACTTCTGAAGAATGTTATTGTAACCTGTCTGACGGTGACAGGCCTACTGTTTATCATTGTTTTATTACTGTATATATTTGCTTCACTGTGTATGAAGAGCCGGCCAAGGTGAGGTCTTGCACAGGCCCTATATCATATCCTCTATACTAATGGTTAGAGAAGCATGTGATTAAAACAAGCCTTTCTCCCAAGGCAAACTGCTTTTCTCATCAATTTTCATTTTGAACACTTCAAAAAAACTATCTCATCATTAAGACCTCTCCTCTTCCTAAAAAATCCATTCTGATTAGACTCAATGTGATGTCTTCTTGAGCATGGTCATCTGGGGGAAATGGTGGGGAAAGAACAGGATTTGGaataagaagatctgggttcaaattctaagtCTTCTAATTTCtgcctatgtgactttgagcaagaaCATTTCAGTTTTCTGaggccatttcttcttctgtaaaattagcAGGAGGGTTGGATTGGATAACCTGTGAGATCTCCCTTCTGGCTGCAAATTCTGTGATCCAATAATCCAGAAATGAATGACCACTGGCAAAGGAAGCCACTGAAAGATGTCCTAACTAGAACAACATACCCAAGCTAGATAGCTTTAGAGCAGGGACTCAACAAGTAGGGCAAGAGATATTCCAGATTTtaccagagaaaggaagagaggaaggagatgaggagaaagagccCATGCTTGAGTGTCAGCATGAGAACCAATCCCTGGCAGTCACTAAATAGCAATAATGTTTGCATCCCACTTGTTGGATAATTTGCCTTCCCTCTCTGCCTGAGAACAGATTTGGGGCTGTGATGTCACcttctgtctttttctcctctcagatTTGTCCTCTTTCAAATATGGTCTGTGATCACAATGTCCTTCACAGACAGGAAGAGTAAGGGATCCCCTGCATTAAATTATTTGAAGGTCGTTAGTGAGGCTCCTGCCCCCCCCAAGAATTTCTCTGACCCAAGTGCTACAGGACCCAAGAGTGCACCATTAGATTCTAATTACTCTTTTCTATTTGTCCTCTTTTCAAATGCCAGCTGTACTGGAAGGAATAAACCATCTGTCACTACCACCATGTTGGTGGGACTAATCGTTGGCATTTTTGTACCCCTTTAAagttcatgggatcatagattgagagctaggagggaccttagaagtcatcaaagACAAgtaatcatttttcagatgagatgcagaaagggaaagtaacttgcccagaaagcacagtaagtttctgaggaaGGACCTGaagctaggtcttcctgatttcaagttcagTGTCCTACCTACTAAATCATATGACCTTTCAAGGTTTACAACatcctttctttacaaatactctaTGAAGGAAATTCCAGAGGtattatttccccaattttacagaagagaaaaaatgaaattcagaaaggtcaagtgacttgtccagagtctcaaagctaagaagtatcagagCTGATAGTCCAACCCAGGTCTCCTTGCCCCAAACTCAGCATTACATTATGCTCCTCCAAACAAGTGTAATAATTACATTTCATGCCCATTGTAGGAGGCATTGTCTGAGATAAAAGAGGGTGTTAAAGgtcataataataatgactaacatttatatagcatctagtatgtgccaggcactatgctaaaattctttacaaatacttcatttgatcctcatagcaaacTTGGGAAGAAGGTGTTATTTATTAGTCCCATCTTCAAATGAGGCAGAGATCAAGTTAAttgtctaaggtcacagagctagcaagtatTCAAGGCAGGActagaactcgggtcttcctgactccagtcctggatCTTTATTGTCTACACATCTCATGGTCCTAAACTGAAAAGGCAATAGGAAAGATGGGAGCACAGTGAAGAAATACTgtctcatttgtcatttttctcagaAATGACTATGTCATCTTTCCATACAGCCCTGAAAGGAACTGTTCCTTTGCTTTAGTCTTTGGGAGAATGGCAGAGATGGACAGCTCCTCTGTCCTCTATCAGAGATGCATGGAGTGGGGCTGACAATGGGGACTCATAAAGAATTTCTCTGCTACCACTTTAAGAAAAGAtgaattcttcctctttccccccaaaTATATCCAACTTGGGACTACTGTCTTCTTATCTGAGTTTACAAGGATTTATCCCTGACCTGCAAGTCAGACACTGTGGGTGGGTGTGTATTTTTCTTAGATGGgagaaaacaattataaatttCTATGTGTTTTGTTATAGGGAGCCTCCAGTAAACAACACATATAACATTTACATCACTgaggatatgaagaaaaaatctGCCTCCATTAAGGACATATTCTCAGAAAAGCGAGAAGACACTGCTAGGATGAGACCAGACACCCCAAATCTCCGCTACTTACAGTCTCCAGGGCATCTTAGAGacaatgacagcaaaggaaaattatTCATTCAGAATTCTAACTTCAACAATAGAGCATTTTTTGCTGGGGATTTTGGGAAGGGACAGATAATGCCACTGAATGGATTAATAATTCCAAGTTATAGAAACTTAAGAAGACCCAgagaatttatttcttcttcagaatTAAGTGACTCTGATGCTATCCAGAATGTATTCCTACCTGAAACAAATTGCTATCAAACGTGTGATGTTCCAGATCCTCATTTGCAAAcagaatatatgaagaaaaacgATCCTAATAATGCCGGTGGGTCTCAGCAAGATCCGAACAAGCTGAGTTTACCATCTGAGCTAAATGATCTAGCCAGGAAGTCTCAGTATAATGCTTCCCTCGACTCACTGTATTATGCTGAAGAGACTCAGTCTGACATATACCCCTCTTCATATACAACAGAGAACTCAGAACTGGTAGAAAATTCGCAAGAAAAGCAGTTAACATCACGAGGGAATGTTAGCTCTCCTAGCTGGCCTTCCCACTCGGACTAGAACTGAACAGTCCAAGGGTTCAAATTCTCATTTGTCAATGTACTGTAAGCTAGTCCTCTTTCCACCTGAAATCATGGTAGAGCCCCATAGAATTCTGGAAGTTATACTTTACTTTTGTAATCTagccccaaaataaaaattatttttcatatcgGGCACCCATCCACTTTTTTATGATTAAATTGTCTTCTGATGTGATAATGACATTTTACAACATATGAATCAACATTGTATGTATACCTAAGAGTGAGGACAGAGCTGCCTTGCTTTGCCCCCTTCTGCTTCCCTTATGAAATCCTGGGCGTAGGTGAGTATGGAGAATGAGCCAAGAGCATTCTGGCACACACTGAGGCAAACATTACTATTcgttcttcccttctttttccaaaatattttccccaactgAAGAGCCAATAGCAAAGCTTGCCCCATGGTGTCCCAGGATACCTTACTCATGAACTGGACTCATGTGTGGCCTCAGGGTGAAAAATCTCAAGAAAACTTGAGtcaaggaaatatcagtaattgCTACAATAAAAGAATCAGTCTCACTTCTAGTTACAATCTGAGAAAAAGACAAGCTGGGTCTATCCTACCATAATTGAATCGATTCCTGGATGGTGGGCATTTTCAGAGAGCCCCTGACCCATCCTTTGCAACTATACATCTATGGTCTATGGAATAGCTCTCAGGCAGGACTTGGGCTGTCCACAAAGACTCTGGAAGTTGCATGTCTTCCCAGCCTAAGACAAGAGGAATTAATGCAAGATCAAGACTGAAGAGTAAGATTCCCCCCCTATAGCAGGAAGTTTTAGGGGGAAATGTCTGGCAAGAACTCAAGAAGACAAGAGGGAGGTTGTGGGAAAGGGAACATGCATTTAGCTGACTACCAAGTGCCAGACTCAATCTTTACAAGAGCCCTGTGAGGTGAGTGCTATCATTATCATCCCTcaatgtgaggaaactgaggcaaacagaggattagtgccttgcccagggtcacacatctggaaagagtctgaggctagattggaacacaggtcttcttgacttcaagcccagtggtctatccactgggccacctagctctGAGGAGAAAGGGTGGAATCTTTCCCACATCCCACACACACTGACCAGCAGTGTAACCAAAGCAACCAGTGGCAATGAATGACATCTGCAGTTCCCTTCTTCCAACCTTAGAGGTGAAAACTAAGATTAGTGCTCACTCAGGTGGCTGGAGTGCAAAAAGATTACAGGCTTCTGTCTGTAATGGTCCTTGGTCCATCCTTGCCTTATTTCAAAGGGGATGCTACAAGCACTTTAATCCTTTTAAAGATTACATCTGACTTATTTAATCTTTTAGAAAAaaccttagcttccatcttagaataaatactatgcattggttccaaggcagaggagcagtgagggctaggcaatgggcattaagtgacttgcccagggtcacacagctaagaagtttttgatgccaaaattgaacccaggacctcccatctccagccttagctctttatccactgagccatctagctgtccccaagATCTGGTTGTATTTCTCATAAACACTCACAGTTTACCTTATCCTGGCCTTTTCTTGTGTGCCATTAATGGGGCTGAAGACAGAGAGTTCTGGGAGCTacatgggagggagggggaggggaaaggctttttATCACATAGGATTGGGATCCCAAATCCTTTTCCACTGTTAGAGAATTTTCTGAAGTCACCATTTTGAGCCATTCATATTTTTCATAACTATACTTCCAAGgtcaaaattacttttacaaTCTGCTTTATCAGACACAAACCTAACACAGGCACCCTGCAGGGTTACAAGTGTGGGCTTGAATCACTGAGGTGAATCATATATAAGGGTATAGGGGGAAAAACTTATGTCCTTGAAGGAGAGCGAGTAATAACGTGACTTTATGTGACAAGCTCTATGGTAAAAATCACTTTTgacaaaaaaatcatttccaaCTTTTTAGAGGAAAATATCCCAGCAACCATCTCAGAGCATTCTATCTTCCTCAGTCAACACTTCCTAGAGAAGCCTGGGATATTCTTGAGCAGTAGCTGGTTTTAAACAATGCCAGTCTTGACACTGGATGTCAATGACTgcaagagagagtgaggccaatgattctgtgcaactctgcctcacttaagtccaCTTAATGTGTAGGTCAAAAGATGTCAACCAGGTGATGCCACTTTAGTCCTCTTTAAAAACAAGACAACAcatagacttccggttaagatggcggcttagagaaagctaaagttcagatctccggaaaacccttcccgaccaatctcaaactataagctcctaaggcgccgaaattcaaaacgatcaatagcacagaccctgggaaccctcctcctggacctggacccggttcaaaaggtacggctcccctcaaaagccagaacccgagatccctcggacctcaggggtaggagcgcagagtccaaggctcccggaagccgcagcccagctcggctcagagagcagggtcctctgaacaacaaccctcagggccttctacccgagtcccagtgaaagttactgcctggggctcccgctgcagagagcgggtcaaaacaacagcaaccctcagggcgggcaagacagcctcacatcctgctatccaagtctcagtgaaagtccctgccctcggagcttggggaagctgcagcccatccccccgcaggccgacgaaacagcctcacggccagcgattctgaaggcaacttccggaaagcgagcctggtggagagtgtggcctcgtggtccaacccttccattccagttccagtgaggcatattcagtttaacccagggaaagctcatagaaccaacatctgcccaggactaaagcctctgaacaccagacagagataagaaaagctaatcctccacattcagagatggcaaactccacagaagcacagaagccccaaaataccaagaaaaataagaagaaaggggcgactttggacacattctatggagccaaaatacaaaatacagagcagatagaagaagatatacaagaaaatgctccaaaatcttccaaaggaaatggaaactctccacaaacccatgaagaatttgaatcagaaatgaccaaaaagatggaagccctctgggaggaaaagtgggaaataatgcaaaagaaattcacgcacctacaaaaccagtttgaccaaactgtaaaagaaaaccaggctttaaagcaagaactaataaagcaaagccaaaacaccaagaaattagaagagaacataaaatatctcaccgacaaggtgatagatctggaaaatagagggagaagagagaatttaagaataactggactcccagaaaagccagaaataaacaccaaactgggcATGGTGatataagatataatcaaagaaaattgcccagagattctagaacaagggggcaatacagccactgacagagctcacagaacaccctctacactaaacccccaaaagacaactcccaggaatgtaattgccaaattccaaagctatccaacaaaagaaaaaatcctacaggaagccagaaaaagacaatttagatataaaggaatgccaatcagggtcacacaagaccttgcaagctctactctgaatgatcgtaaggcatggaacatgatcttcagaaaggcaagagagctgggtctccaaccaagaatcagctacccagcaaaactgactatatacttccaagggaaagtatgggcattcaacaaaatagaagacttccaactaaAAACAAGACAACAGCCTCCACTGACCTCCACCTTTTTTCCTATCCATATGAATTTTCAAGTTACTGTAATATTTCTAAGCCAACCCCTCTACATCCTACCCCAAAGCTACCCAATCTCCATTGCGCTCACTGGAATGTCTAATCCATTGGTAATAAACTTGCTTTATTTTAAACCTtgtcctttctcattctttttctcatcttaCATTCACCAAACCCCATCTTCCTCTTGAAAACACAGCTTCTTTGGCATCTCTTTTCAGAAAGCACTGATTGCACTTTCACTCATACTTGCTAATTGTGGCAGGAAAGTTATAATTCTCCTTGTTGTCCACTGCCACTTGCAGATTCTCCCTCTAGCACTATCACTCAATAACATCTCCTTTGAAGTTAACTCAGTCCATATTTACTCCCCAGTGAAGATTCTGGTATCTGTTATCTAACCACATTCAGGatgttttccattctttctttcctcactgAGTTCAGTGCCTGGatcatttcccccttcttctgATCTCCCATCTCCTGCCCTAATATTTGAGGACTTCAAACATCCTACCATTCCATTTCTTTAACTTACTCCATTCCCATGTCTTCCACCCCACCTCACCTACACACAGCGATAGTCCTGCCTTCCATCTTGTCATAtttatgaactctgaaattctcttaTCTGATCATATTGTTGTCATCCTACCTCTCCCTCTGTCTTGAAGCCCCCAATCCTGTTCTTTATCCTCACTATGACCTCCAATAACACTCACTTTCAGTTCTTTCCTAGATCATCCCCCTTATATGGACTACACTTTCCTCAGCACGGTACTTGGCATGTGGTATGGGTTTAGTAAATGCACATTGGTTGGTAAACATTCTGTGAGAGTAAATCCAACTTACAATGAGAAATTCAGACAAAGGGCCTCATTCCATTAGAAATAGACACCAATtgagggtggagtcaagatggctgcatagaggcagtgaaagttcagacctctgaaaacccttcctcaccaattaaaaacaaaatgctccttgggaactgaaaaccaaatctaacaacaggacagagctgaggaaccctcctgctggacttaaaaggtacaccctcccaaaaagcctgaatttgagaacactcaggtttaaggggaaggaaaaaggaaggtcccaggacccctcccccatctacaGTACTGAGcttccagcagtggctggaatctttgggcaggcaagggcactcATCTAGAGGGAGTATGTTGTGGgcaaaagctgtgccaggctcacggctttgaacacaggtggcaggcaggcagctggaggagaacctcaGAGAAGGCAGCTCAATTGCAGCTAAGGCACTCCATATTGCTCCTTCCCTTCCTGAGGTTTTTGCCAccgggcacatccagctctgcaagatcaactccTTTATCTTATCAAGCCTTAAGAGGACAGTGTAACTCAAGCTCCAATGCCcctccccacagactgctctgagagctttgctgactaagctccaagggtaaaggtggacaggaaagctcaaaccaaagatccagcacataatgagaggagcaagactacaggtaactacagggggaaaagaaggaggaaatatgagcaaacaatagaaaaagaaaaaagaaattacaatcgacagcctctatccagacaatgaacaaagagaaaatggaacagaggagaatcaaggaacaccaagcaaaaacacagaaactccagtgaattggacacaagctttggaagaactcaaaacacaattcaaaacacaattaagagaggcagaagacgactggaaaaagaatttaaaaagcaagataagtcatcagaaaacagaggcacttaaactaaaacaagaaaatagtgtcttgaaaggcaaaaattaatcagcttgaaaatgaggcaaaggagatgaaagatgacctccaaagaaaatcagaccagaagaaaaaggatgaccaaaaagccaggaaaggaattcagtctttaaaaaccaaaatacaacaattagaagcaagcgacttcagaaggcagcaggaaactataaaacaaaatcaaaagaatgaaaaaattgaggaaaatatgaaacacctcattcacaaaacagaagatttagaaaatcattccaggagagctaacttaagaatcattggtctacaggaaaaccatgacaaaagaaaaag belongs to Monodelphis domestica isolate mMonDom1 chromosome 8, mMonDom1.pri, whole genome shotgun sequence and includes:
- the LOC103098650 gene encoding uncharacterized protein LOC103098650 isoform X1, which encodes MSGVRANVTRISFFVLFLYCWGITKSQTVLNDPGQNQHQQHFISKQRQLANEKLSEAIEKARSIEKYAAESPSNVWINNILNTLENHLGKIKGSQADVSQIKKEDINEFIERFAEAKDLDKGVPLKKTPLSTTSKSNMSVMESILQNLNKSDIHSPKPAPSLRVLLKNVIVTCLTVTGLLFIIVLLLYIFASLCMKSRPREPPVNNTYNIYITEDMKKKSASIKDIFSEKREDTARMRPDTPNLRYLQSPGHLRDNDSKGKLFIQNSNFNNRAFFAGDFGKGQIMPLNGLIIPSYRNLRRPREFISSSELSDSDAIQNVFLPETNCYQTCDVPDPHLQTEYMKKNDPNNAGGSQQDPNKLSLPSELNDLARKSQYNASLDSLYYAEETQSDIYPSSYTTENSELVENSQEKQLTSRGNVSSPSWPSHSD
- the LOC103098650 gene encoding uncharacterized protein LOC103098650 isoform X2, with the protein product MSGVRANVTRISFFVLFLYCWGITKSQTVLNDPGQNQHQQHFISKQRQLANEKLSEAIEKARSIEKYAAESPSNVWINNILNTLENHLGKIKGSQADVSQIKKEDINEFIERFAEAKDLDKGVPLNIHSPKPAPSLRVLLKNVIVTCLTVTGLLFIIVLLLYIFASLCMKSRPREPPVNNTYNIYITEDMKKKSASIKDIFSEKREDTARMRPDTPNLRYLQSPGHLRDNDSKGKLFIQNSNFNNRAFFAGDFGKGQIMPLNGLIIPSYRNLRRPREFISSSELSDSDAIQNVFLPETNCYQTCDVPDPHLQTEYMKKNDPNNAGGSQQDPNKLSLPSELNDLARKSQYNASLDSLYYAEETQSDIYPSSYTTENSELVENSQEKQLTSRGNVSSPSWPSHSD